TATGTGTGCCGCCATCAGGGTAGCAAAAAGACTTGGAAAAGGCAAAAGGGTAGTTGTCATTCTTCCTGACAGAGGTGAAAGATACCTATCAACAGGGCTGTTTCAGGAATCACCCTGAGCTACTTATTTAAATGGATTTTTAATCTTAAGACCTTCTATCTCTTGCTTATCAGATAAATCTTCACTCAATAATAACCCTGCACCAGCCTTTATGGCAGAGCCTATTACCATAGAGTCCCAGAAGGAGAATTTATACCTAATGTGGATTTCTATTGCATCCAGTATAGAGTCTCCGTCAGCTATGACAACATCCCATTTCAGGAGGTCCTTTATGATGTCTTTAGCTAATTCTGCACTCACAGGTTTTGGTATCTTCCTTGTCATGGCAACAAAGAATTCCTGAAGCACCTGAGTGCTTAAATGTCCAAGCCCAGAGTTCCATAAATCGACCACAATCCCCTTAGATAGTTCGTGTTTTTTACCTGCGGTAGTGTCATAGGCATAAATAAGGATATTCGTATCGAGGAAGACCTTATCGCCTGTCATGAAGCTCTTCCCTCGAGATTTTGAGATGCCCCTTTGTTCCAAGTTCAAGTCCTTTTTTCAGGAGTCTCATCTGCCTTTCTTTTGCTGTTTTATATCCGGTTGCCTCTTTGACCTTTTCTTCGAGGGATTCTCTTAAAAGCCTGCTTAATGATTTTTCCTTGTTTAAGGCTATAACCTTTGCCTTTTTCAGAAGCGATATAGGTAAAGACAATGTCACATTCTGCTTTTCCATCATAACCTCCTATTATCACATAAATATGTGTATCACATTTTTATGTGAAATGTCAATTCAGACACTGCCTTTTGATACTCCTTCCACAGTTCCTCCTTGCTTATCCCTGTGTCTATAAAATCCCATGGAAGAGGCTCAGTGAAATCTTTTTTCCTGAATATATAAAAGTCAGGCTTAATGCCTGAGTTATAACTGGCTTTCTGCCAGTCCGAGACCTCGAGCATCTTTATGAGTACATTGGAAACCCTTCTGTCGGCCATCGAAAACATCCCTTGCATATATGCATACTTTAGAACATCGTGAAAGACCCGAACCCCCTTAATGGGAATCAAAGCTCGCTTAATCATACTTAGCCTTCTTTTAACTACATCTTCTTTTTCCATTGGATGCCACTGAAAAGGTGTAAATGGCTTTGGCACGAATGTGCTTACTGACAGTGTAACCTCACCTTTCGTAGGGCTTTCTCTTATCTTTTTTACAAGACCTATTATTCCATCTATATCTTCATCTTTCTCTGTTGGCAAGCCTACCATAAAATACAGTTTTAATCTTTCTATCCCATGCAAAAGAGCATGTCTTGAGGTCTCTATAATTTCCTCCTCTTTAAGCCTTTTGTTAATTACATTTCTTAATCTTTCTGTGCCTGCCTCAGGTGCAATAGAGATGCTTTTTCCCCTAAGGAGGGCTATTAGCCTTATGCTTTTTGGGCTTGCCCTCAGAGAGGTTATAGAGAAATTTACACCCTCTGTCTTAAGGACATCCTCTATATAAGGGTAATCCATGAGGGATGGTGCTATGAGTCCCACCCTCTCTGTGAGCTTTAGTGCATCGGAAATCTCCTGTTTTATTACACTAAGAAGTTTCTTTCTGAGGGGGCTATACACATGACCTGCAAGGCAGAACCTACATTTCCATGGGCATCCCCTCATTGCCTCTATAAGATACATATTAGAGAACTCTGTCTCAGGCGTTATTATCGATGGCTTAAATCCTGATATATCACTTACAAACCTTTTCTTTATTGTCTTGGGTGCACCCTCAAGAGCGGTTCTTTTTAATGGCTCATTACTTACCTCATAAAGAGATGGCACATAAAGACCTTCTATGTGGAGGCAGTTTCTTAAAAGTTTATCCTTTGTGCCTGCCCTTTTATACTCATCTATGAACTCATTCAGCATCTCCTCTCCCTCTCCAATAAAGCATATGTCAAAGAACTCGGCAAAAGGCTCAGGGTTTGAAAAGGCGCATACACCGCCCATGACGAGCAAAGGGTGAGAGGGTTTTCGCTCTGACTGCCTGAAGGGGATTTTAGAAAGCGCAAGGAGCTTAAGGATGTTTGGATAGTCGTTTTCAAATGACACTGAAAATGCAACTATGTCGAATCTTCCGAGAGGTCTTTTCGATTCCATAGAGAAAAGCTCCGTGCCTGTCCTTTCAAACTCCTGCATGTCTTTAGGGTCAGGAAGGAATGCCCTTTCGCAAACAGTATCAACTCTTTCGTTAAGCAGTGTATATATGCCCTGAAATCCTAAATTGGACATTCCAACAAAATATGTATTGGGGTAGACTAAACAAATATTGACCTTGCCTCCAGGGTCTTTTAATACAGTGCCCCGTTCCTTTTTAAGAAGAGCATCTGCCTTTTCAATAAGTCTACGGCTCATGTCTTTTGTTTTTCATGAATCAGATACTCATGGAGCTTTCTTAATGCCTTTTGTCTATGGCTAAGACTGTCTTTTTCAGAATGGCTCATCTCTGCAAATGTCCTTCTAAAGCCTTTGGGGTAAAACACAGGGTCATAACCAAACCCATGTCTGCCCATTGCAACCTTTGCAATACTACCCTCTACAGAGCCCTCAAAGGTCTTAACCTTACCATCAGGATATGCTAAGGCTATTACGCAGACAAACCTTGCCTGTCTTTTACCCTCAGCAATAGAGTGCATGTTCTTAAGGAGTTTATTGAGATTATCTTTATCAGTAGCCCCCTCACCTGCATATCTTGCAGACAACACCCCGGGTGCACCACTTAGGGCATCCACCTCGAGTCCTGAGTCATCTGCTATGGCAGGTTTTTTGGTGAATCTTGCGACTGTTTGTGCCTTTTCTATAGCGTTTTCCTCGAATCTACTACCTGTTTCCTCAACCTCCGGGCAGTCGGGAAAGGATTCAAGACTTAATAATGTGAAACCTATCCCTTTCAAGAGCCTTCTAAGCTCCTCGATTTTTTTAGCGTTTCTTGTGGCTAAAACTATTTCCATTGGTCTTTGATTTTTTTATTATATCATTCAAAAATCGTTGCCACCTCCTTTTTTTATATGTTCAATTTGAATTCCCTAAGTGCTTGAATTATCTTCATTTTCACCGTTAGAGTGTTCAATCTTTTTCATTTTGTTCAAATTGCCGCCTTTTTCATCGGCATCTATGAGCCTTGCCTTGTCCATGAGTATTGCAGCATCAGCCTTGAACCTTAGCCTTTTTTCTTTTGAGATCTTTTTGCTCATATGTCGCACTATATCAGTAAAAAATGGAAGCAGTCAATATGAAATATTTCACATGAAGTGTTTCACGTGAAATGCTTCACTATGTCCATTTCCACATCCCGTCATTCCCGCTCGTCGGGAATCCTTCCGACTTGTTCGGAATCGAAAGAAAGATTCTGGACAAGCCAGAATGACAATCAACGAGGCTGAAGGGTTAAAAATAATTCGGAAAAGCAACTGGGGTTTGGGGTGAAACCCCAAATTAACAAGAATAGGACATTTCTAAATTGGCTTGACATGCTCTAAGAAAATCCTTGACAGCAAAATATGCCTGCAGGAGTCAGCCCCTGTTTACTCCTGCCCTTCTGTAAATCACATAATACACCAGTGCTACAAAAACACTGCCACCTATGATATTTCCTGCTGTTACAGGAATTAAGTTATGGATGAATCCTGCCCATGAGAGGTTTTCTATGCCCTGAGGTGTGACGAGCCCCCATTTATAAAGCAATATTCCAAGCGGGATGAAATACATATTTGCAACACAGTGCTCAAAGCCTGCTGCAACAAAGGCAGAAATCGGAAAGATGATTGCTAAAATCTTATCCATCACGCTTCTTCCTGCAAGTGTAAGCCATATTGCCAGACACACAAGGAGATTACAGAGCACTCCATTGAAAAACGCCTCTCCAAATGAAAGTGTCACCTTATATGCCGCAATACTTAAAGCCTCCTCACCGACTGCACCGCCTGACATCTTCCAGTAGCCTGAAAGTATGACAAAGAGCACAATACCAATTGAGCCGATGAAATTGGCGATAAATACAATGAGCCAGTTTTTAATCAGCTCTACTGTGGAGATTCTTCTGCTTACCCATGCCATAACAAGAAGGTTATTCCCTGTAAAAAGCTCAGCACCGGCAATAACAACCAGGACAAGCCCCAGAGAGAATGTAACCCCTCCAAGAACTCTGCTTATAGCAAAGCCAAGACTTTTATCAGATACAACAAGTGTAGAAAACATAGCACCGAGGCTTATAAATGCACCCGCAAGGACACCGAGCATCACGACTGAAAGCACAGGCAGTCTTGCCTTTGTAACCCCAACGCTTTCAACCTTCTCGGCAATCTCTCCCGGAGAGTATGCATCAAACCCGAATATCTCTGCCATAAATACCTTTTAGCAGAATTCAGACTCCATTGCAATAGCATATTCTAAAGCTACTTCTTGACAAACAGAGAAGTGCTTTGATACCTTAGATAGCGTGTCAAGAAAAAGGGTTATATTATTATTAGGTCTATTATTACTACTGGGTGTGGCAGGCTTTTTGCTCTCCAAATGTAAGAAAGAGGTAAGAGATACCCAGTCGCCCAGTGTTCCTTCTGGAATCATTGGAAATGCCCTATCCCCATATGAGATAAAGGTTTTATGGTCAGCCTCCACTGACGACACCGCTGTAGTTGAATACAGGGTCTATCAGAAGCAGGGACTGCTTGAGTCCATAAAAACGACATCTGCATCCTACAAGGGTTTAACCCCGGACAGCGCTTATTGCATAAATCTGACTGCCTTAGATTCTACTGGCAATGAGTCGGGACATAGTAAAGAGGTGTGCATAAAGACCCCGGGGTTACTTATTGCAAAGGCAAAACCTGTGGTTAAGCCAAAGGTAGAGGTGCCAAAGGTAGAGGCGCCAAAGGAGAAACCTCCGAAGGTGGAAGTTAAAAGAATCCCCAAGCCACCAGAGCCACCATCAGGCTTAAAGGCAAGACCTATATCGTCCTCTCAGATAGACCTTACATGGAGCCCTTCCACTGCTGAATTGGGCGTATCGGGATATAATATCTACCGTGAGGGTACACTTCATAAGTCTGTAACAACTGCATCTGCTTCATACACAGGGCTTAAGCCCCAGAGCACATACTGCTTTACCATAAGTGTGGTTGACTCTGCAGGAAACGAGTCAGGAAAAACCCGTGAGGTGTGTGCAACGACTTTAACTGTAGAGGACAAAGGACCTCCCACTCCTCCAACAGGGCTCAAGGCAGAGCCTGTTGGAACTACACAGATAAACCTCACATGGAACCCCTCAAAGGATGACAGGGAGGTAACAGGATATAATGTTTACTCCAAAGGCGTGCTTTCAAAAACCGAAAAGGCAACAGCCTCGCAGATGGCAAAATTAAATCCGAACACCCGGTACTGCTATAGTGTAACTGCCTTTGATGATGCTGGAAACGAATCCTCTCAAAGCGGCGAGGCATGTGCAGTAACTGCCATGGCTCCTGACATAGGGATTCCATCAGTACCCTCTGGGCTTAGTGCAATTGCCTCGGCTCCAACCCAAGTAGACCTATCATGGAATGCCTCTACAGACGATGTAGGCGTTACAGGATACAATATCTATAAAGATGGTGCATTTCTTAAATCCGTAACTACAACCTCCACATCCTATAGAGACGAGGACCTTGGTGAGACAAGCTGTTATACGGTTTCTTCGCTGGATTCTGCTGGCAATGAGTCAGGTAAAAGCAGACAGGTCTGCGTAATGATGAAGGCAGTCTCTGCAAGGGGCACTGTCTGGGCAGGCGGAATGAACGATTATGGCCAGATAGGAGATGGCACAACTACAAGCAAGACTACACTTGTTCAGGTAGGCGGAATTTCTACTGTAATGCGAATAACAGCTGGGATGGAGCACACAGTAGTCCTCAAGGAAGACGGAACGGTCTGGGCATGGGGCAGAAATCTTAAAGGTCAGCTTGGAGATGGCACAACAGTAGACAGACATACCCCTGTTCAGGTTAAAGGGCTTAGCGATGTCACTGCAATAGCCGCAGGCTGGTATCACACCGTTGCACTTAAAAAGGACGGAACAGTGTGGGTGTGGGGTAGAAATTATTATGGACAGCTGGGAGACGGCACAAGCGCAGACAGAAGTACACCTGTTCAGGTTAAAGGGCTTACCGATGTCACTGCAATAGCCGCAGGCTGGTATCATACCGTAGCTGTTAAGAAAGACGGCTCTGTCTGGGCATGGGGATGGAACTTTAGGGGACAGCTTGGGGATGGCACTACGGATGACAGCAAAGTGCCTATACCAGTTAGGGACATTAAAGATGTCATAGCTCTTTCGGCAGGACAGCACCATTCAGTGGCACTTAAGAAAGACGGAACGGTCTGGGCATGGGGGTGGAATGACTCAGGACAGATAGGCAACGGCACGACTATCCCTGACAAATACCTTGCCACAGAGGTTAAAGGGCTTACAGGGATAAAGGCAATAGTGGCAGGCGGAAGCCATACCCTTGCCCTCAAAAAAGACGGCTCTATCTGGGCATGGGGTGCTAACGAGTATGGACAGCTTGGAGACGGCACGAGTGTGCCAAAGAGTATCCCAACGAAGATAGAGGCAGTCCCTGATGTCTACTATATCGCCGCGGGTATGAACCAGACAGTGGCACTTAAATCAGATGGAACTCTCTGGGCATGGGGCTGGGGGCTAAAGGTAGGTCAGAGACAGGAGAAATTCACACCTGTTCGTATAAGTGGCATTGTAGGTATCACTGAGATATCCGCAGGCATGTACCACATAGTTGCACTCAAAGGCGAATGACCGCTTATTTGACACCCTGTACTTAATAATATAATCTTAACCTATGCCATCAAAGGAAGAGATTTCTCTTATCGTAAAAGCAGAGCATTCAAAGCCCTTCAAGGTGCTTGGCCCACATAGAACCCCAAAGGGCATCTCCATAAGAGCGTTCTTTCCCGGCAGGTCCAATGCATGGGTGATTAAGAAAAAGAAGAAGTTCCCTATGAGCCTCCTTCACCCAGATGGTTTTTTCGAGGCGTTCTTTGAAAAAGAAAAAGAGCTTTTTCCCTACATGCTCATGCTAAAGGATAAAAAGCCATTTTATGACCCATACAGCTTCCCTCGTCTTTTAACTGACTATGACATCCATCTTATGGCAGAAGGTACTCATTATAAAAACTACGAGAAGTTAGGTGCCCATATAAGGAAGGTCAATGGAATAAGCGGAGTGCATTTTAGCCTCTGGGCTCCAAATGCAAGGAGGGTAAGCGTTGTCGGAGACTTCAATAACTGGGACGGAAGGGCGCATCCAATGTTATTAAGAAAAAACACAGGCATATGGGAGATCTTTATCCCCGGGCTTTCCGAAGGCACTCTTTATAAATACGAGCTATTGGGAAAAAGGTATCTTTCGCTAAAGACGGACCCATATGGGTTTTACTCGGAGCTAAGGCCAAATACAGCCTCTGTTGTCTGGGATATAAATAAATATACATGGAATGACCATGAATGGATTAATGGCAGAGGAAAGAGAAACGAGCTTGAATCTCCAATAGCTATATATGAGGTGCATCCGGGCTCATGGATGAGGGTTCCCGAGGAGGGGAATAGATTTCTAACCTATCGGGAGCTTGCAGGGAGCCTTGTAAGATATGTGGGTGAGATGGGCTTCACCCACATAGAGCTCCTTCCCCTGACAGAGCATCCGCTCGATGAGTCATGGGGGTATCAGACCATAGGGTATTTTTCGGCTACAAGCAGGTTTGGAAAGCCCGAGGAGCTTATGTATTTCATTGACTGCTGTCATCAGAACGGAATTGGAGTTTTGATGGACTGGGTGCCTGCACATTTCCCAAAGGACAGTCATGGACTTGCCTTTTTTGACGGGACATTCCTTTATGAGCACGAAGACCCAAAGCTGAGGGAGCATCCAGACTGGGGAACCCATATATTCAATTACGGAAGAAACGAGGTGGCAAACTTTCTTCTTACAAGTGCCCTTTTCTGGCTCGACAAATACCATCTCGATGGCTTGAGGGTCGATGCAGTTGCATCGATGCTTTATCTTGACTACTCAAGAGGCACAGGGCAATGGATACCCAACATATATGGAGGTAACGAGAATGTCGAGGCAATTGCCTTTGTAAGGAGGTTTAACGAGCTTTGCCATGAATACCATCCAGGGGTGCTTACGATAGCAGAGGAATCCACTGCATGGCAAATGGTCTCAAGGCCAACATATCTTGGAGGTCTTGGCTTCAGTCTTAAATGGAATATGGGCTGGATGCACGACATGCTGATTTACTTTGGAAGAGACCCGGTGCATAGGAAATACCACCACAATAACCTCACATTTGGACTTCTTTATGCTTTTCACGAAAACTTTGTGCTTGTGCTTTCCCACGATGAGGTTGTTCATGGCAAAAGGAGTCTTCTCGACAAGATGCCAGGGGATTTATGGCAGAAGTTTGCAAACCTGAGACTGCTTTTTGGGTACATGTATGCACATCCCGGAAAGAAGATGCTTTTCATGGGCGGTGAGTTTGGGCAGTGGTGGGAATGGGATTCCTCATCGAGCCTTCAGTGGCATCTCCTTCAGTATGAGCCGCACAGGAGGCTTCAGAGATTCGTTAGGGACCTCAATAGACTTCTTAAAGGAGAGCCAAGCCTCTATGAGCTTGATTTTCACTGGAGGGGCTTTCAATGGATTGATTTCTCGGACTCGGAATCGAGTGTTGTCTCATTCATGAGAAAGGCAAAAGACCCAGAGGACTTTTTAGTCTTTGTATTTAATTTCACTTCAGTTCCAAGACATAACTACCGAATTGGAGTCCCAAGAAAAGTCATCTATAGGGAGATTCTAAATAGCGACTCTGAGATTTACTTTGGAAGTAATTTGGGAAATGGTGGCTGGGTGCCTGCCGAGGATGTGCCTTCAAGCGGCATGCCCTATTCCTTAAACCTCACCCTTCCACCACTTGGCATGATAGCCCTTAAGCCACAGTGAAAAATCATGCCCTTTCGTTTAATTCCGAGCGCCAAAGGTTAGCCTATCAGTTGGCAGGTTGCAGTCCTTTTTATCGTTATCGAGAGAATGGGCAAGGCAATAAGAACACCTGCAAGGGATGCTATACTTTCGCATGCCGCAAAACGAGTTGGAAGAGGCTTTGGGTTTGGTCTTCATGAGGCATTAGATCAGGTTGGTGCATTCATAGGTCCATTGATTTTCACCATTGTATTTCTTCTTGGAGGCACAGTCATGGGGCTTCTCTATGAGGTCTCGATAAGTTATCTGATTGCGTTTTCGGTTCTCCTTGAGATAGGCGCAATAGCAGTTTTCTTTAGAAAGAATATGCTAAATTAATATATGCCGATTTATAGCTATGAAGCCTCTGACATGAGGGGCAAAAAGGTTAGTGCTTCTGCCGAGGCATCAGATGAGCGCACCCTAAGGGAAGAGCTTAGGAAAAACGGTTTAATTCCATTAAGTATAAAGTCGGCTGTGGGGAAAAAACCCGCAATAAGCCTCCAGAGGGCTACAAAGAAAGACCTTCTCAGATTCACACAGGAACTCGGAAACCTTCTCGAATCAGGACTTCCAATAGACAAGGCATTGTTTGTTCTCTCCGAGCACTCCGAAAAAGAAAAAATGAGGTTGGTAATCCGAGAGATATATGCGGACATCCAGAGAGGACAGTCCCTTTCGCAGGCAATGTCAAGGCATAGGCTTTTCCCACCTCTTTATGTGAACATGATAAGGGCAGGAGAGGCAAGTGGTATCTTAGAGGCAGTGATAAGAAGGATTTCTGCATTCCTCGAGATGACCTCTCAATTCAGGGATGAGATAATCTCTGCACTCATATACCCGATATTGCTTACGGTAGTCGGAGGTCTTTCGGTTGCCATCTTAATGCTTTATGTAGTTCCTAAGTTTACGAAGATATTCGAGGACATGGGTCAGGCACTACCTGCACCAACACTGCTTCTTCTTAAGGCAAGTAATATATTTACCTCCTACTGGTGGCTGTTTTTTACGGTAATCGTATTGGCGATTTTCCTCATAAGGGGCTATGCTAAGACCAAAGAAGGCAGGGTCTTTGTAGATGGCATCCTGCTTAGGGTTCCATTCATTAGGGTGCTTCATATGAAACTAATTATATCCCGTTTCTCAAGGACATTTGGAACACTCCTTCTAAGCGGTGTGGCAATTCTGGATGCTATAAGAATCTCGAGGGAGGTAGCTGGAAACGAGGTTGTCTCGGAAAGGCTTAGTGTTCTTGAAGATGGAGTCAGAAAGGGCAGTCGTGTTTCTTATGCCTTGGGGCAGAGCGAGGTCTTTCCTCCGCTTGTCGTTCAGATGATAGCAGTTGGCGAGGAGGCAGGAAAATTAGAGGAGACATTTCTCAGAGTTGCCGACAGGTTCGAGTCTGAAAGCAGAAATCTCATCAAAAGGACAGTGAGCCTCCTTGAGCCAGCTATGATTGTAGTCATGGGAGTAGTTGTTGGCTTTATCGTCGTATCCATGTTGCTTGCAGTGTTTAGCATAAATGAGATACCCATTTAACCATAACAAGGGTTTTACCCTTATAGAGCTTATAGTAGTCCTTTTTATTGTAGGCATAGCCTTCTCGGTCGTTACGGTATCGGTTGGCAGGTTATACGAAAAAACTGTATTTAAAGAGGAGCTTAAAAGACTCTTTAGGACATTAAAACATTCGAGGGATATGGCAGTCACGGAGAGGGCAGTCTTTACAGTCAATATTGACAGCGACAAGAGGACAGTGGGTATCGAAAAAGATGGCATGCCCTTTGGCTCTACAGTTACCCTTGCCAAAAATATCAGCATCGAGGCAGAGCCAATAGTGTTTTTTCCAAAAGGCAATAGCTCTGGCGGGCTCATAGAGATTAAAGGCCCTGGCAATAATAACTATCAGATTGAGGTCTCGGCTGTTACAGGTATTGCAAAGGTCAAAAGGCTTTAGCCTTATGGAAGTAGTAATTGCCCTTGTCATACTCGGCATAGGGATTACTGCACTTATGCAGTTTTACAGCCAGAGCCTAAGAACCACAAAGAGGTCTTCGGACTACTCAACTGCACTCATTCATGCTCGCTCTTATCTGGATGAGGCATATTCCTTTAAAGAGGTCTCTCTGTCTCAAGAATCGTTTGAGCTTAAGGATGGCTTCAGGGTGAAAAGGTCTGTAAGCCTCTTAAGCAAAGTGGAGGGGATAAAGACCTATGAGATTTTAGTCACTGTGTCATGGCCTCCATCAGGCAGATTTACGATAAAAGGCATAAGGACCTTCTATGAGAGTCAGTAAGGGAAAAGGCTTTACACTCATAGAGATTGTAATTGCCATGACCCTTTCTGTCTTGCTCTTTATGATTGTTTTTTCGGCATTGAGGCTTGGTGAGAAGTCTCAGGAAAAGGGCATAGAGAGAGAGGACATCTCCCAGAGAATGCGAATTATATCAGACAGGATCTCATGGCTCATAAAGGGCGCATACCCTTATATCGTAAAAAAGCAGGATGAAACCGTCCTTTACTTCTCAGGGACCTCCTCAAGCCTCGGACTCGTTACAACTTCCGTAGATACATACTCAGAGAAACCGCAAGATTTAGGAGGACTTAAATGGATAAAAATCCTCAGGGACGAGGATGGACTTAAGATTAAAGAGAATGTCTTTATCAGCGAAGATAACCTCGATGGCACAGGGGGGGAGGAATATGTGTTTGACCCTTATGTCAGCAGTATTGGATTTGAATACCTTGACACAGTCAATGAGGGTGACAAAGGCACATGGAGCAATAACTGGTCAAAAGAAAAAGACTATCTGCCCTCTTTGGTGAAAATAAAAATCGTCCTCGAGCATGAAGGCAAAAAGGTCGAAATGCCACCTATCGTTACGCGCATAATGGCAGGTGGTGCGGAATCCTTAAAATAGCCTGCAAATGGCTAAAAAATGACTCAGTTAAGGAATATAAAGCTTATTCTTCACTATGATGGAACAAACTACAGTGGCTGGCAAACCCAGAGGCTCACTGTTTCACCCACCATACAGGGAGTCATAGAAGGCAGGATTGCCTCCATTACAGGTGGCACATCCACACTTATTGCCGCAGGAAGGACCGATAAAGGGGTTCATAGTCTTGGACAGGTTGCTTCTTTTAAGACACACTCTAATTTGCCAGCAAAGACCATTAAGAGAGCACTCAATGCAACACTTCCAGAGGACATTAGGGTTATCAGTGTATCGGATGTGCCTCTTACCTTTCATCCAAGATACAGTGCCCTTAGCAAAACTTACATCTACATCATAAATTCAGAAGAGGCGCCACTGTTTTTAAGAAGATTCTTCTGGAGGGTTCCTTTTGAACTTAATCTCGATGATATGCAGAAGGCAGGAGAGTTTCTTAAAGGAGAGCATGATTTTTCAGCTTTTAGAGGCTCTGGCTGTTCCTCAAAAAATACCATAAGGAATATCCTGAGCCTCGATATTAAGCCTTCCGACAGGCTGGATTTTCTTACATGGTCTTTTCACGGAAGACTCATAAAGATAACGATTACTGCAAATGCCTTTTTAAGGCATATGGTAAGAAACATTATTGGCACACTCGTTGAAGTAGGCAGGGGGATGATGTCTGTGGAGCTGAGGGAGGTTATTGCCTCAAAAGACAGACGGCTTGCAGGTCCTACTGCACCTCCACAGGGTTTGTTCTTAGAAAAAGTAGACTATGCCCCTGATTTCTCGACAGACGCAAGCATCTCGTTTTTTTCCTGACAGTCCCTACAGTATATTGCAAACGGAAGTATCTTAAGCCTTTCAGGTGCTATCTCGTCTGCACAG
This portion of the Nitrospirota bacterium genome encodes:
- a CDS encoding type II secretion system F family protein, with protein sequence MPIYSYEASDMRGKKVSASAEASDERTLREELRKNGLIPLSIKSAVGKKPAISLQRATKKDLLRFTQELGNLLESGLPIDKALFVLSEHSEKEKMRLVIREIYADIQRGQSLSQAMSRHRLFPPLYVNMIRAGEASGILEAVIRRISAFLEMTSQFRDEIISALIYPILLTVVGGLSVAILMLYVVPKFTKIFEDMGQALPAPTLLLLKASNIFTSYWWLFFTVIVLAIFLIRGYAKTKEGRVFVDGILLRVPFIRVLHMKLIISRFSRTFGTLLLSGVAILDAIRISREVAGNEVVSERLSVLEDGVRKGSRVSYALGQSEVFPPLVVQMIAVGEEAGKLEETFLRVADRFESESRNLIKRTVSLLEPAMIVVMGVVVGFIVVSMLLAVFSINEIPI
- a CDS encoding prepilin-type N-terminal cleavage/methylation domain-containing protein → MRYPFNHNKGFTLIELIVVLFIVGIAFSVVTVSVGRLYEKTVFKEELKRLFRTLKHSRDMAVTERAVFTVNIDSDKRTVGIEKDGMPFGSTVTLAKNISIEAEPIVFFPKGNSSGGLIEIKGPGNNNYQIEVSAVTGIAKVKRL
- a CDS encoding prepilin-type N-terminal cleavage/methylation domain-containing protein — its product is MRVSKGKGFTLIEIVIAMTLSVLLFMIVFSALRLGEKSQEKGIEREDISQRMRIISDRISWLIKGAYPYIVKKQDETVLYFSGTSSSLGLVTTSVDTYSEKPQDLGGLKWIKILRDEDGLKIKENVFISEDNLDGTGGEEYVFDPYVSSIGFEYLDTVNEGDKGTWSNNWSKEKDYLPSLVKIKIVLEHEGKKVEMPPIVTRIMAGGAESLK
- the truA gene encoding tRNA pseudouridine(38-40) synthase TruA, encoding MTQLRNIKLILHYDGTNYSGWQTQRLTVSPTIQGVIEGRIASITGGTSTLIAAGRTDKGVHSLGQVASFKTHSNLPAKTIKRALNATLPEDIRVISVSDVPLTFHPRYSALSKTYIYIINSEEAPLFLRRFFWRVPFELNLDDMQKAGEFLKGEHDFSAFRGSGCSSKNTIRNILSLDIKPSDRLDFLTWSFHGRLIKITITANAFLRHMVRNIIGTLVEVGRGMMSVELREVIASKDRRLAGPTAPPQGLFLEKVDYAPDFSTDASISFFS